The stretch of DNA cccagagcGTTCCTGATGTCCCCAAGGCTGATCTTGGTGTCCCCAGAGCGTTCCTGATGTCCCCAAGGCTgatcccggtgtccccagagcGTTCCTGATGTCCCCAAGGCTGATCTTGGTGTCCCCAGAGCGTTCCTGATGTCCCCAAGGCTGatcctggtgtccccagagtgttcctggggctcctgaggccatccctggtgtccccagggctgatcctggtgtccccagagcgTTCTTGGGGTTCCTGAGGCtgatcccagtgtccccagagcgTTCCTGGGGTTCCTGAGGCcatccccggtgtccccaaggctgatcctggtgtccccagagcgttcctggggctcctgaggccatccccggtgtccccgaGGCCATTCCCAGCGCCTCTGAgccatccccagtgtccccaaggctgCTCTGGGTGTCCCCGAGCCCCGTGCCGGTGTCAGCGCCGCGTCCCCGTCTGTCCCACAGCCTGAACGTGTCCATCGAGTGCCGCCGCGTGTCCGGCCTGGAGCCCTCCACCCTGGACTGGGCCTTCGAGCTGACCAAGGCCAACATGCAGACGCTGTGAGTGGCGCCTCGCAGCTTTTCTCCAGAAACTCATGGCTTTTCCTACCCCAAAATCACCAGGATTGGCATTTCCCACCCTCCTCCCTGCAGTTCACCTTGGTTCCCGTGATTTTGATTTCCCACCTCGGTTCTTGCCAtgatttcccccaaatccccgggtgtttttcccccaaatccccagggccttttcccccaaatccccgggtgtttttcccccaaatccccggggTCTTTTTTCCCGCAAACCCTGTATTTTttacccccaaatccctgagttttttttcctgacatcccCTGGCGATTTTTGGCCCAAACCCCTGTTTTTCcctcccaaacccccatttcaacctcccaaaccccatttccccccccaaatccccatttccccccccaaaccccattctcaccccccaaacccccatttccctccccaaacccctgtctttcccccccaaacccccatttcccccccaaacccccatttcGACCCCAAACCCTGTTTTCCCCCCCCCTCAAACCTACATTTTCCCTCCCAAACCCCCAGTTTTCCCTCCCAAACCCCCAGttttcccccccaaaccccagttttccctcccaaacccccatttCGACCTCCCAAACCCCGttttcccccccaaacccccgtttttttcccccccaaatccccatttccccccccaaaccccgtTTTTTCCCCCCGCCCAGGTACGAGCAGAGCGAGTGGGGCTGGAAGGAGCGGGAGAAGCGGGAGGAGCTGCGGGACGAGCGCGCCTGGTACCTGCTGGCCCGCGAGCCCGGCGCCGGCCCCGTCGCCTTCTCCCACTTCCGCTTCGACGTCGAGTGCGGCGACGAGGTCCTGTACTGGTGAGCGAGGTCCCCGAGCGTGAGCGCGGCTCCGGGGCCCTTCCCGGGGTCTCAgcgggggtttttggggtgtccctccCGCAGCTACGAGGTGCAGCTGGAGAGCCGGGTGCGGCGGCGGGGCCTGGGCAAGTTCCTGCTGCAGATCCTGCAGCTGGTGGCCAACAGGTgaggggggcttgggggggcaACTGGGGGGAGTTTGGGTGGGAatggagggggtttggggagaaactggggggtttgggggggatgGAGGGGGTCTGGGGGCAGAACCAGGGTGAGTTTGGGTGAAatggggcagtttgggggggaattggggatgttttggggtgaaaccagggcagtttgggggtgAAACCAGcgtgggttttggggtgaaattgGGTCAGTTTGGGGCCGAAGCAGGGCAGTCtttggggtgacactgggccggtttttggggtgaaactGGGTCAGTTTGGAGCCAAAGCAGGGCAGTCTTTGGGGTGCCCCCGGGCcggtttttggggtgaaacCGGGTCAGTTTGGGGCCTATGGAGAGCAGTCTTTGGGGTGCCCCTGGGCcggtttttggggtgaaacCGGGTCAGTTTGGGGCCGAAGCAGGGCAGTCtttggggtgacactgggccggtttttggggtgaaacCGGGTCAGTTTGGGGCCGAAGCAGGGCAGTCtttggggtgacactgggccggtttttggggtgaaactGGGTCAGTTTGGAGCCAAAGCTGGGCAGTCTTTGGGGTGCCCCCGGGCcggtttttggggtgaatctGGGTCAGTTTGGGGCCTATGCAGAGCAGTCTTTGGGGTGAAACTGGGCCAGTTTTTGGGGTGAAACCGGGTCAGTTTGGGGCCTATGCAGAGCA from Vidua chalybeata isolate OUT-0048 chromosome 32, bVidCha1 merged haplotype, whole genome shotgun sequence encodes:
- the NAA40 gene encoding N-alpha-acetyltransferase 40 isoform X5 translates to MGRKSSKAKEKKQRRLEERAAMAAVCAKVEAANKLQDPLEAFPVFKKYDRNGLNVSIECRRVSGLEPSTLDWAFELTKANMQTLYEQSEWGWKEREKREELRDERAWYLLAREPGAGPVAFSHFRFDVECGDEVLYCYEVQLESRVRRRGLGKFLLQILQLVANSTQMKKVMLTVFKHNHGALQFFREALHGRGRAPRAGGAGAQTEPFCLYGINKKRGNFI
- the NAA40 gene encoding N-alpha-acetyltransferase 40 isoform X6, giving the protein MGRKSSKAKEKKQRRLEERAAMAAVCAKVEAANKLQDPLEAFPVFKKYDRNGLNVSIECRRVSGLEPSTLDWAFELTKANMQTLYEQSEWGWKEREKREELRDERAWYLLAREPGAGPVAFSHFRFDVECGDEVLYCYEVQLESRVRRRGLGKFLLQILQLVANSGRGRAPRAGGAGAQTEDTVLGLAAVFASFFGPAAWVLGHIQDYKKREE
- the NAA40 gene encoding N-alpha-acetyltransferase 40 isoform X7 gives rise to the protein MGRKSSKAKEKKQRRLEERAAMAAVCAKVEAANKLQDPLEAFPVFKKYDRNGLNVSIECRRVSGLEPSTLDWAFELTKANMQTLYEQSEWGWKEREKREELRDERAWYLLAREPGAGPVAFSHFRFDVECGDEVLYCYEVQLESRVRRRGLGKFLLQILQLVANSGRGRAPRAGGAGAQTEPFCLYGINKKRGNFI